In the genome of Streptomyces sp. SAI-127, the window CTGATCGACTGAACGCCACAGGGGCCGGTCCACATGGACCGGCCCCTCTGGCATGTCTAGTCGAGCGTGGCCACGAACTTCCCGAGCCGCGCGATCCCCTCGCGCAGTTCGTCGGCCGAGGCGGCGTAGGACAGCCGTACGTGGGTCTCGGCGGTCCCCACCCCGAAGTCCCGCCCCGGTGTGAGGGCGACATGCGCCTCCTGGAGCGCCCGTCCGCAGAACTCCCACGAGCTGAGCCCGGTGCCGCTGACGTCGAAGTACACGTAGAACGCCCCGTCGGGCGGCACGGGCACCGGCAGCCCGATCTGCTCCAGCCCCTCGAGGACCAGCGCCCGCCGCCGCCCGAACTCGGCCCGCCGCTCCTCGCACACGGCGAGCGATTCGGGCGTGAAACACGCGAGCGCGGCGTGCTGGGCGGGGGTGGAGGCACAGATCATGTAGTTCTGGGCCAGCCGCTCCAGCGCGGGCACCAGCGCCTCGGGCACGACACACCACCCCAGCCGCCAGCCGGTCATCCCGAAGTACTTGGAGAAGCTGTTGATGACGACGGCCTCCCGGTCGTACGACAGCACACTGCGCGGCGGCCGTCCCTGCGCGTCGTGATCGCCGAGGTCGAGGTAGATCTCGTCGACGATCCGCCAGGCGTCCCGCTCCCGGGCGAGCTCGCAGATGGCCGCCAGCTCGTCGGCCGGGACGGAGGTGCCGGTCGGGTTGGAGGGGCTGGCGACCATGGTCCCGCGGGTGCGGTCCGTCCAGTACGACCGCACCGAGGCCGTGTCCAACTGGTACCGCGATTCGGCACTGGTGGGCACGAGGGTGACCCGCGCACCGAAGCTCTCGGCGATCTGCCGGTTGCAGGGGTAGGACGGGTCGGCGATGAGCACCTCGTCCCCCGGGTCGACGAGGGCGGCGGCGCCCAGCACCAGCGCCGCCGACGCCCCCGCGGTCACGACGACCCGGCCCGGATCGACGTCGACGCCGTGCTGATCGCCGTAGAACCGCGCTATGGCCTGCCGCAGTTCGGGCAGCCCGAGCGCTCCGGTGTAGCTCATGGGCCTGCTGCCCACGGCCTCCCGCAGCGCGTCCAGCACGGCCGGCGGCGCCCCGAAGTCCGGCTCCCCGAGACTGAGCTTGACGACGCGGTGCCCCTCGGCCTCCAGCGCCGCGGCGTGCTTGCCGAACTCCATGGCGTAGAACGGCGCGACGGACTGGGCGCGCTGCGAGATCCTCATGCGGGAATCATGCCAAAGTCGACGAAGGCCTAAGAACCCGCAGGTCAGACCTGGTCGGAGAGCTTCGGCTCGGTCCGGGCCGCCCGACGTTGGCGTATCACCGCGTAGGCCACAACGGCCAGGGCGACC includes:
- a CDS encoding pyridoxal phosphate-dependent aminotransferase, producing MRISQRAQSVAPFYAMEFGKHAAALEAEGHRVVKLSLGEPDFGAPPAVLDALREAVGSRPMSYTGALGLPELRQAIARFYGDQHGVDVDPGRVVVTAGASAALVLGAAALVDPGDEVLIADPSYPCNRQIAESFGARVTLVPTSAESRYQLDTASVRSYWTDRTRGTMVASPSNPTGTSVPADELAAICELARERDAWRIVDEIYLDLGDHDAQGRPPRSVLSYDREAVVINSFSKYFGMTGWRLGWCVVPEALVPALERLAQNYMICASTPAQHAALACFTPESLAVCEERRAEFGRRRALVLEGLEQIGLPVPVPPDGAFYVYFDVSGTGLSSWEFCGRALQEAHVALTPGRDFGVGTAETHVRLSYAASADELREGIARLGKFVATLD